The proteins below are encoded in one region of Pseudomonas helmanticensis:
- a CDS encoding DUF1780 domain-containing protein: MDDSDYLRLLTIAAEQANAFLSNARKWERERWVCQRLLQGLNIPYRVDEFAPAGEPPDVLFREANFEVFFVLDEGRRLNDEWRDELQRRRSAFSLSQLVRREAKPKRIPANEFLMRLAPTLRKKAHNYKERGMDLGELDIIAFASLKREVLDLNSHFPPPTEYLRQGWRSLSLVGPTFARVLFAHPDAPDFLRSNLGRSIVFDVGISL, from the coding sequence ATGGATGACTCAGATTATTTACGCCTGCTGACCATCGCGGCCGAGCAGGCCAACGCGTTCCTGTCCAATGCCCGCAAATGGGAGCGTGAGCGTTGGGTTTGCCAGCGCCTGCTGCAAGGCTTGAATATTCCCTACCGCGTCGACGAATTCGCGCCGGCCGGTGAACCGCCGGACGTGCTGTTTCGCGAAGCCAATTTCGAAGTGTTCTTCGTCCTCGACGAGGGGCGTCGGCTCAATGACGAATGGCGCGATGAGTTGCAGCGCCGCCGCAGCGCGTTTTCTCTCAGCCAACTGGTTCGCCGCGAAGCCAAGCCCAAGCGCATCCCGGCCAATGAATTCCTCATGCGACTGGCACCGACCTTGCGCAAAAAAGCCCACAACTACAAAGAGCGCGGCATGGATCTCGGTGAACTGGACATCATCGCCTTCGCCAGCCTCAAGCGCGAAGTGCTCGACTTGAACAGCCACTTCCCGCCGCCCACCGAGTATCTGCGTCAGGGCTGGCGCTCGTTGTCGCTCGTCGGCCCGACCTTCGCCCGCGTGCTGTTCGCTCACCCGGACGCGCCGGACTTTCTGCGCAGCAACCTTGGCCGCAGCATCGTCTTCGATGTCGGGATCAGCCTGTGA
- a CDS encoding MOSC domain-containing protein, whose product MTPLQQLIADVPQTGCVRWIGVRPESRGPMIELDAVEARLEAGLTGDHARPGVRNARQVTLIQFEHLAVINALMGRPDDQPVKPEDLRRNLVISGINLFSLKGRRFRIGQAIFETTGWCQPCARLQNNLGPGTFQAVRGHGGITARVLQSGIIRLEDRVSVEPVPDSGYAPFNPG is encoded by the coding sequence GTGACACCACTTCAGCAATTGATCGCGGATGTGCCGCAGACCGGATGTGTACGCTGGATCGGCGTGCGCCCCGAATCCCGTGGGCCGATGATCGAACTGGATGCGGTGGAAGCGCGGCTGGAAGCAGGGCTGACCGGCGACCACGCCCGCCCCGGTGTGCGTAATGCGCGTCAAGTGACGCTGATCCAGTTCGAACACTTGGCGGTGATCAACGCATTGATGGGCCGCCCTGACGATCAACCGGTGAAACCTGAAGATCTGCGGCGCAATCTCGTTATCAGCGGTATCAATCTGTTTAGTCTGAAAGGTCGGCGCTTTCGCATCGGTCAGGCAATATTCGAAACCACGGGCTGGTGTCAGCCTTGCGCACGCCTGCAGAACAACCTTGGCCCCGGCACCTTTCAGGCCGTGCGCGGGCATGGCGGAATTACTGCGCGAGTGTTACAAAGCGGGATCATTCGCCTCGAAGACAGGGTGAGCGTCGAGCCGGTTCCGGACAGCGGCTATGCTCCGTTCAACCCCGGATAA
- a CDS encoding DUF3094 family protein: protein MTSRLNPEDQKHVEEYLQLSQHRVERRPFRPWMLLVLVLAVTIGLGLLSRLISYLTL, encoded by the coding sequence ATGACCAGCCGCCTGAACCCCGAAGACCAGAAACATGTCGAAGAGTACCTGCAACTGTCCCAACATCGAGTCGAGCGCCGGCCTTTCCGGCCGTGGATGCTCCTCGTGCTGGTGCTGGCAGTGACCATTGGTCTGGGCCTGTTGAGCCGATTAATCAGTTACCTGACGCTGTGA
- a CDS encoding NAD(P)/FAD-dependent oxidoreductase: MSHRIVIVGGGAGGLELATRLGKTLGKRGTASVMLVDANLTHIWKPLLHEVAAGSLNSSEDELNYVAQAKWNHFEFQLGRMSGLDRAQKKIQLAATYDENGVELVPAREVQYDSLVISVGSTTNDFGTQGAAQHCLFLDTRKQAERFHQQLLNHYLRAHAGQTDVIEQISVAIVGAGATGVELAAELHNAAHELAAYGLDRIKPENMHITLIEAGPRVLPALPERISGPVHKTLEKLGVNVMTNASVSEVTADSLITADGNEIKASLKVWAAGIRAPGFLKDIDGLETNRINQLQVLPTLQTTRDENIFAFGDCAACPQPGTDRNVPPRAQAAHQQASLLAKSLKLRIEGKTLPEYKYTDYGSLISLSRFSAVGNLMGNLTGSVMLEGWLARMFYVSLYRMHQMALYGPFRTAMLMLGSKIGRGTEPRLKLH, from the coding sequence ATGTCCCATCGTATTGTTATTGTCGGCGGCGGCGCCGGCGGTCTGGAGTTGGCTACCCGTCTGGGTAAGACTCTGGGCAAGCGCGGCACGGCCAGTGTGATGCTGGTCGACGCCAACCTGACGCACATCTGGAAGCCTTTACTGCACGAAGTGGCCGCCGGATCGCTGAACTCCTCCGAAGACGAACTCAACTATGTTGCCCAGGCGAAATGGAACCACTTCGAGTTCCAGCTGGGGCGCATGAGCGGGCTTGATCGTGCGCAGAAGAAAATCCAGCTAGCGGCGACCTACGACGAAAACGGCGTCGAGCTCGTCCCGGCGCGTGAAGTGCAATACGACTCGCTGGTGATCAGCGTCGGCAGCACCACCAACGATTTCGGCACTCAGGGTGCGGCGCAACACTGCCTGTTCCTCGATACCCGCAAACAGGCCGAGCGCTTCCACCAGCAACTGCTTAATCACTATCTGCGTGCACATGCCGGCCAGACCGACGTGATCGAGCAGATCAGCGTGGCCATCGTCGGCGCGGGCGCCACAGGCGTCGAGTTGGCGGCAGAACTGCACAACGCGGCGCATGAACTGGCCGCTTATGGCCTGGACCGGATCAAACCGGAAAACATGCACATCACCTTGATCGAAGCCGGCCCACGGGTGTTGCCAGCCCTGCCCGAGCGCATCAGCGGGCCAGTGCACAAGACCCTGGAGAAACTCGGGGTCAATGTCATGACCAACGCATCGGTCAGCGAAGTGACCGCAGACAGTTTGATCACTGCCGACGGCAACGAGATCAAGGCCAGCCTGAAAGTCTGGGCTGCCGGTATCCGTGCGCCGGGTTTCCTCAAGGACATCGATGGCCTGGAAACCAATCGCATCAATCAACTGCAAGTGCTGCCGACCCTGCAAACCACCCGTGACGAAAACATCTTCGCTTTCGGCGACTGCGCAGCCTGCCCACAACCGGGCACCGATCGCAACGTGCCACCGCGTGCACAAGCAGCGCACCAACAGGCCTCCTTGCTGGCCAAATCGCTGAAATTGCGCATCGAAGGCAAGACCCTGCCGGAATACAAGTACACCGATTACGGCTCGCTGATCTCGCTGTCGCGTTTCTCGGCTGTGGGTAACTTGATGGGCAACCTGACCGGCAGCGTGATGCTCGAAGGCTGGCTGGCACGGATGTTTTACGTGTCGCTGTACCGCATGCACCAGATGGCGCTGTACGGGCCGTTCCGCACGGCAATGCTGATGCTGGGCAGCAAGATTGGTCGCGGCACCGAGCCACGCCTGAAGCTGCATTGA
- a CDS encoding HvfA family oxazolone/thioamide-modified RiPP metallophore, which translates to MSRTSTLGKKSIGLIGAALAGGLMLSGSVFAAQPLAQGYMVASAETSVKTPEGKCGEGKCGDASMARTDSDGDGKVSRAEFLKVAPKSDFDKIDTNHDGFIDEQEAYNNVKANFEANGKKMPKGLFEHLKDQDGA; encoded by the coding sequence ATGTCCCGTACTTCGACTCTCGGTAAAAAATCCATTGGCCTGATCGGCGCCGCGCTGGCTGGCGGTCTGATGCTGTCCGGCTCGGTATTCGCCGCGCAACCATTGGCCCAGGGTTACATGGTCGCTTCTGCAGAAACCTCGGTAAAAACCCCTGAAGGCAAATGTGGCGAAGGCAAGTGTGGCGATGCGTCGATGGCCAGGACTGACAGCGATGGCGACGGCAAGGTATCCCGGGCGGAGTTTCTGAAAGTGGCGCCGAAGTCCGACTTCGACAAGATCGACACCAACCATGACGGTTTTATCGATGAGCAGGAGGCCTACAACAATGTGAAGGCCAACTTCGAAGCCAATGGCAAGAAAATGCCCAAGGGGCTGTTCGAACATCTGAAAGATCAAGACGGCGCCTGA
- the clpB gene encoding ATP-dependent chaperone ClpB, protein MRIDRLTSKLQLALSDAQSLAVGHDHPAIEPAHLMQAMLEQQGGSIKPLLMQVGFDVNSLRKELTKELDQLPKIQNPTGDVNMSQDLARLLNQADRLAQQKGDQFISSELVLLAAMDENSKLGKLLLGQGVSKKALENAINNLRGGEAVNDANHEESRQALDKYTVDLTKRAEDGKLDPVIGRDDEIRRTIQVLQRRTKNNPVLIGEPGVGKTAIAEGLAQRIINGEVPDGLKGKRLLSLDMGALIAGAKYRGEFEERLKSLLNELSKQEGQIILFIDELHTMVGAGKGEGSMDAGNMLKPALARGELHCVGATTLNEYRQYIEKDAALERRFQKVLVDEPSEEDTIAILRGLKERYEVHHKVAITDGAIIAAAKLSHRYITDRQLPDKAIDLIDEAASRIRMEIDSKPEVLDRLERRLIQLKVESQALKKESDEAAMKRLEKLQEEIVRLEREYSDLEEIWNSEKAEVQGSAQIQQKIEQSRQELEAARRKGDLNRMAELQYGVIPDLERSLQMVDQHGKSENQLLRSKVTEEEIAEVVSKWTGIPVSKMLEGERDKLMKMESLLHKRVIGQEEAVVAVSNAVRRSRAGLSDPNRPSGSFMFLGPTGVGKTELCKALAEFLFDTEEAMVRIDMSEFMEKHSVARLIGAPPGYVGYEEGGYLTEAVRRKPYSVILLDEVEKAHPDVFNILLQVLEDGRLTDSHGRTVDFRNTVIVMTSNLGSVQIQELVGDREAQRAAVMDALTSHFRPEFINRVDEVVIFEPLARDQIAGITEIQLGRLRSRLAERELKLELSPEAMDKLIAVGYDPVYGARPLKRAIQRWIENPLAQLILSGHFMPGDTATGAVENDEIVFN, encoded by the coding sequence ATGCGAATAGACCGTTTAACCAGCAAATTACAGTTGGCCTTGTCCGACGCCCAGTCGTTGGCAGTCGGCCACGATCATCCGGCGATTGAGCCGGCGCACTTGATGCAAGCCATGCTTGAACAGCAGGGTGGTTCGATCAAACCTCTGCTGATGCAGGTCGGCTTCGACGTCAACAGCTTGCGTAAAGAGCTGACCAAAGAGCTCGACCAATTACCGAAAATCCAGAACCCGACCGGCGACGTCAACATGTCGCAGGATTTGGCGCGCCTGCTCAATCAGGCCGACCGTCTGGCTCAGCAGAAAGGTGATCAGTTCATCTCCAGCGAACTGGTGCTGCTCGCGGCAATGGACGAGAACAGCAAGCTTGGCAAGTTGCTGCTCGGCCAGGGCGTGAGCAAGAAAGCCCTGGAAAACGCGATCAATAACCTGCGGGGCGGCGAGGCAGTGAATGACGCCAACCACGAAGAGTCGCGTCAGGCGCTGGATAAATACACTGTCGACCTGACCAAGCGCGCCGAAGACGGCAAGCTCGACCCAGTGATCGGCCGTGATGACGAAATTCGTCGCACCATTCAGGTTCTGCAACGCCGCACCAAGAACAACCCGGTGCTGATCGGTGAGCCTGGCGTGGGTAAAACCGCGATCGCCGAAGGTCTGGCGCAGCGCATCATCAACGGCGAAGTGCCGGACGGCCTTAAAGGCAAACGTCTGCTGTCGCTGGACATGGGCGCGCTGATCGCCGGTGCCAAGTATCGTGGTGAGTTCGAAGAGCGCCTGAAATCACTGCTCAACGAGCTGTCGAAGCAGGAAGGGCAGATCATTCTGTTCATCGACGAGCTGCACACCATGGTCGGCGCCGGTAAGGGCGAAGGCTCGATGGACGCCGGCAACATGCTCAAGCCTGCACTGGCGCGCGGCGAGTTGCACTGCGTCGGCGCGACCACGCTCAACGAGTATCGCCAATACATAGAGAAGGACGCGGCGCTCGAACGACGCTTCCAGAAAGTATTGGTGGATGAGCCGAGCGAAGAAGACACCATCGCGATCCTGCGCGGCCTTAAAGAGCGTTACGAGGTTCACCACAAGGTGGCGATCACCGACGGCGCGATCATCGCCGCGGCCAAGCTCAGCCATCGCTACATCACTGACCGGCAGTTGCCGGACAAGGCCATCGACCTGATCGACGAGGCCGCCAGCCGCATCCGCATGGAAATCGATTCGAAGCCGGAAGTGCTCGATCGTCTTGAGCGTCGGCTGATTCAGTTGAAGGTGGAATCCCAGGCGCTGAAGAAAGAAAGCGACGAAGCGGCGATGAAACGTCTGGAGAAACTCCAGGAAGAAATCGTCCGTCTGGAGCGCGAGTATTCCGATCTGGAAGAAATCTGGAACTCGGAGAAAGCCGAGGTGCAGGGTTCTGCACAGATTCAGCAGAAGATCGAACAGTCGCGTCAGGAACTGGAAGCGGCGCGCCGCAAAGGCGACCTGAACCGCATGGCCGAGTTGCAGTACGGGGTGATCCCGGATCTGGAGCGCAGCCTGCAAATGGTCGATCAGCACGGCAAAAGCGAGAACCAGTTGCTGCGCAGCAAGGTGACTGAAGAAGAGATCGCCGAAGTCGTGTCGAAGTGGACCGGCATTCCGGTGTCGAAAATGCTCGAAGGCGAGCGCGACAAACTGATGAAGATGGAAAGCTTGTTGCACAAACGGGTGATCGGTCAGGAAGAAGCCGTAGTTGCCGTGTCTAACGCAGTACGGCGTTCGCGCGCCGGGCTGTCCGACCCGAATCGTCCGAGCGGCTCGTTCATGTTCCTCGGCCCGACCGGTGTCGGTAAAACCGAACTGTGCAAGGCGCTCGCCGAATTCCTCTTTGATACGGAAGAGGCGATGGTGCGGATCGACATGTCCGAGTTCATGGAGAAACATTCCGTGGCTCGCCTGATCGGTGCGCCACCGGGATACGTCGGCTACGAAGAGGGCGGTTACCTGACCGAGGCGGTGCGTCGCAAGCCTTACTCGGTGATCCTGCTGGACGAGGTCGAGAAGGCGCACCCGGATGTGTTCAACATCCTGCTGCAAGTGCTTGAAGATGGTCGCCTGACCGACAGCCATGGCCGCACGGTGGACTTCCGCAATACGGTAATTGTCATGACCTCGAACCTCGGCTCTGTGCAGATTCAGGAACTGGTCGGTGATCGTGAAGCGCAGCGTGCTGCGGTGATGGATGCGCTGACGTCGCACTTCCGCCCGGAGTTCATCAACCGGGTCGACGAAGTGGTGATTTTCGAGCCTCTGGCGCGGGATCAGATCGCGGGCATTACCGAGATCCAGTTGGGCCGTCTGCGCAGCCGTCTGGCCGAGCGCGAGCTGAAGCTGGAACTGAGCCCGGAAGCGATGGACAAGCTGATCGCTGTCGGCTACGACCCGGTGTATGGCGCACGTCCTTTGAAACGGGCGATCCAGCGCTGGATCGAAAACCCGCTGGCGCAATTGATCCTCTCGGGTCATTTCATGCCTGGCGACACGGCAACCGGCGCGGTTGAGAACGACGAAATCGTTTTCAACTAA
- the pgeF gene encoding peptidoglycan editing factor PgeF yields the protein MNWLTPDWPAPASVKACVTTREGGVSEAPFDSLNLGDHVDDRPEAVAENRRRLTDHFSIQPAWLQQVHGIAVAHADPGIVATADASWTATPGIACAAMTADCLPALFCDRAGTRVAAAHAGWRGLAAGVLEATLDSLDVPAKDVLVWLGPAIGPKAFEVGPEVREVFINQLPEAAEAFVPGDNAGKFMADIYLLARLRLAARGVTAVYGGGFCTVTDPRFFSYRRASRTGRFASLVWLTR from the coding sequence ATGAACTGGCTGACGCCGGACTGGCCCGCGCCGGCCAGCGTCAAAGCCTGCGTTACCACTCGCGAGGGTGGTGTCAGCGAGGCGCCGTTCGACAGCCTCAATCTGGGCGATCATGTCGATGATCGTCCTGAGGCTGTTGCCGAGAACCGTCGGCGCCTGACCGATCACTTCTCTATACAGCCTGCCTGGTTGCAGCAAGTGCACGGGATTGCCGTGGCGCATGCTGATCCGGGCATTGTTGCGACCGCAGATGCCAGTTGGACAGCAACACCCGGTATCGCCTGTGCGGCGATGACGGCTGATTGCTTGCCAGCGTTGTTTTGCGATCGCGCTGGCACTCGCGTGGCGGCGGCCCATGCCGGTTGGCGTGGTCTGGCGGCGGGTGTACTTGAAGCGACGCTCGATAGCCTCGATGTTCCGGCCAAGGACGTTCTTGTCTGGCTCGGTCCGGCGATTGGCCCGAAAGCCTTTGAAGTCGGCCCGGAAGTGCGGGAAGTCTTCATCAATCAACTGCCTGAAGCAGCAGAAGCGTTCGTACCGGGCGACAATGCCGGCAAGTTCATGGCGGATATCTATTTACTGGCGCGCCTACGTCTGGCCGCCCGAGGAGTTACAGCGGTTTACGGCGGCGGTTTCTGCACCGTGACCGATCCGCGCTTCTTCTCCTACCGTCGTGCGTCGCGCACCGGTCGCTTCGCCTCCCTCGTTTGGCTCACCCGCTAA
- the rluD gene encoding 23S rRNA pseudouridine(1911/1915/1917) synthase RluD — MSDKIELRAEVPSELGGQRLDQVAAQLFAEHSRSRLSAWIKEGRLTVDGAVIRPRDIVHGGAILELTAEQEAQGEWIAQDIELDIVYEDDDILVINKPAGLVVHPAAGHADGTLLNALLHHVPDIINVPRAGIVHRLDKDTTGLMVVAKTIQAQTKLVTQLQSRSVSRIYECIVIGVVTAGGKINAPIGRHGQQRQRMAVMEGGKPAVSHYRVLERFRSHTHVRVKLETGRTHQIRVHMSHINFPLVGDPAYGGRFRIPPAANPTMVESLKHFPRQALHARFLELDHPTTGVRMSWESPLPEDFVWLLTLLKQDREAFIG, encoded by the coding sequence ATGTCCGATAAAATTGAACTTCGCGCAGAGGTGCCGTCCGAATTGGGCGGCCAACGCCTCGATCAAGTCGCTGCCCAACTCTTCGCTGAGCACTCTCGCTCGCGCCTTTCCGCCTGGATCAAAGAAGGTCGCCTGACTGTGGACGGGGCGGTCATCCGCCCTCGCGACATCGTGCATGGCGGTGCCATCCTTGAGCTGACTGCCGAGCAGGAAGCCCAGGGCGAGTGGATCGCCCAGGACATCGAGCTCGACATCGTCTATGAAGACGACGACATCCTGGTGATCAACAAGCCTGCGGGCCTGGTGGTGCACCCGGCTGCCGGTCATGCCGATGGCACCTTGCTCAATGCCTTGCTGCACCACGTGCCGGACATCATCAATGTCCCGCGCGCCGGTATCGTGCATCGTCTGGACAAGGACACCACCGGTCTGATGGTGGTGGCCAAGACCATTCAGGCCCAGACCAAGCTTGTTACTCAATTGCAGAGTCGCAGCGTCAGCCGGATCTACGAGTGCATCGTGATCGGCGTGGTCACCGCCGGTGGCAAGATCAACGCCCCGATCGGTCGTCACGGCCAGCAGCGCCAGCGCATGGCAGTGATGGAAGGCGGCAAGCCTGCCGTCAGCCACTACCGCGTGCTGGAGCGTTTCCGCTCGCACACCCACGTACGGGTGAAGCTGGAAACCGGTCGTACCCACCAGATCCGTGTGCACATGTCGCACATCAACTTCCCGTTGGTCGGCGACCCGGCGTACGGCGGTCGTTTCCGCATTCCGCCAGCCGCTAACCCGACGATGGTTGAATCGCTCAAGCATTTCCCGCGTCAGGCCCTGCACGCGCGTTTCCTTGAGCTGGATCATCCGACGACCGGTGTGCGCATGAGCTGGGAATCGCCGCTGCCAGAAGATTTCGTCTGGTTGCTGACCCTGCTCAAGCAGGATCGCGAGGCATTCATCGGATGA
- a CDS encoding outer membrane protein assembly factor BamD, with the protein MQVKHLLLIAILALTAACSSKEVVDENLSEAELYQQAQTDLDNNSYTSATAKLKALESRYPFGRYADQAQLELIYANYKNAEPEAAKSAAERFIRLHPQHPNVDYAYYLKGLTSFDQDVGLLARFLPLDMTKRDPGAARDSYNEFAQLTSRYPNSRYAPDAKQRMIYLRNLLAAYEIHVADYYLTRQAYVAAANRGRYVVENFQETPSVGDGLAVMTEAYQRLHLDELANTSLETLKLNYPNHPSLQDGQFVPRVAEADNRSFLSKATLGLIESRPPLPPGETRANQDVQKQYQDAKDAIPNDLKPKDENGDVIEEPEPESSNTDRSWFSYMTFGVFD; encoded by the coding sequence ATGCAAGTGAAACACCTGCTGCTGATCGCCATCCTCGCATTGACCGCTGCTTGCTCATCGAAGGAAGTCGTAGACGAAAACCTCAGCGAAGCCGAGCTGTATCAGCAGGCTCAGACTGACCTGGACAACAACAGCTACACCAGCGCCACAGCCAAGCTGAAGGCTCTGGAGTCGCGCTATCCGTTCGGTCGCTACGCCGATCAGGCACAGCTGGAGCTGATCTACGCCAACTACAAGAACGCCGAGCCGGAAGCTGCAAAGTCCGCTGCCGAGCGTTTCATTCGTTTGCATCCGCAGCATCCGAACGTGGATTACGCGTACTACTTGAAAGGTCTGACTTCTTTCGACCAGGACGTCGGCCTGTTGGCGCGCTTCCTGCCGCTGGACATGACCAAGCGTGACCCGGGCGCTGCCCGCGACTCGTACAACGAGTTCGCCCAGCTGACCAGCCGCTACCCGAACAGCCGCTACGCGCCGGACGCCAAGCAGCGCATGATTTATCTGCGCAACCTGCTGGCAGCCTACGAAATCCACGTGGCCGACTACTACCTGACCCGTCAGGCGTATGTAGCCGCTGCCAACCGTGGCCGGTACGTCGTGGAAAACTTCCAGGAAACCCCATCGGTCGGCGACGGCCTGGCGGTGATGACCGAGGCTTACCAGCGTCTGCACCTGGACGAACTGGCCAACACCAGCCTGGAAACCCTGAAGCTGAACTACCCGAACCACCCGAGCCTGCAAGACGGCCAGTTCGTGCCACGGGTTGCTGAAGCCGATAACCGTTCGTTCCTGAGCAAGGCAACACTCGGTCTGATCGAGTCGCGTCCGCCGCTGCCGCCGGGCGAAACCCGCGCCAACCAGGACGTGCAGAAACAGTACCAGGACGCGAAAGACGCGATCCCGAACGATCTGAAGCCTAAAGACGAAAACGGCGACGTGATCGAAGAACCAGAGCCTGAGTCGAGCAACACCGACCGCTCGTGGTTCAGCTACATGACCTTCGGCGTGTTCGACTGA
- a CDS encoding PP0621 family protein, producing MLRLLFWIVLIFAAVWLWRKFKAPAANQSDRAPREQDAPPMVRCAHCGVHLPRDRALSVQQQWYCSQAHLEQGPGASDR from the coding sequence ATGCTTCGTTTATTGTTCTGGATTGTCCTGATTTTTGCTGCGGTATGGCTGTGGCGAAAATTCAAGGCACCCGCTGCCAATCAGTCCGATCGCGCCCCCCGCGAGCAGGACGCCCCACCCATGGTCCGTTGCGCCCATTGCGGCGTGCACTTGCCGCGTGATCGCGCATTGAGCGTGCAACAACAGTGGTATTGCAGCCAGGCACACCTTGAGCAAGGCCCGGGTGCCAGTGATCGCTGA
- a CDS encoding sensor histidine kinase — protein MIAEAANADSKQAQRLLRLYHLYRLSVGITLVLLISSNMDNRLLTSANDDLLRGGSWLYLVINILLVVFLENTRRPAQLFSLALVDVLLLCGLFYAAGGVASALGNLLIVSVAISNTLLRRRIGLLIAAIGALGIVGLSFLLSFSHPLSANEYLQAGTLGALCFAASLLVQGLIRRLEVSETLAEQRASEVVGLEALNALILQRMRTGILVLDEERRVQLANQSAQNLLARSHLQGHLIDAYSPALVERLQLWMNNPSLRPQSLKIPGNGLELQPSFIALEQSPNQQTLVFLEDLAQISQQAQQLKLAALGRLTAGISHEIRNPLGAISHAAQLLGESEELDSADRRLTQIIQDHSQRMNRVIENVLQLSRRQQSAPQRLDLKPWLENFVAESREQASERQHIHLRINSGDFATLMDPNQLTQILDNLLRNGWRHSALLHDQAEVWLALFVDPDSQLAVLEVQDNGPGVPVDEQTHLFEPFFTTSSQGTGLGLYLSRELCESNQARLDFKPRQGGGCFRITFAHGRKQS, from the coding sequence GTGATCGCTGAGGCCGCCAACGCCGACAGCAAACAGGCTCAGCGCCTGCTGCGCCTTTATCATCTCTACCGTTTAAGCGTCGGCATCACTTTGGTGCTGCTGATCTCCAGCAACATGGACAACCGCCTGCTGACGTCGGCCAACGACGATCTGCTGCGCGGCGGCAGCTGGTTATATCTGGTCATCAACATTTTGCTGGTGGTGTTTCTCGAGAACACCCGGCGACCGGCGCAACTGTTCAGCCTGGCCCTCGTCGATGTGCTGTTGCTGTGCGGCCTGTTCTATGCGGCGGGCGGCGTGGCCAGCGCCCTCGGCAATCTGCTGATTGTCTCGGTGGCGATCAGCAACACCCTGCTGCGCCGACGCATCGGCCTGCTGATCGCCGCCATCGGCGCTCTCGGCATCGTCGGCCTGAGTTTCCTGCTCAGTTTCAGCCATCCCCTGAGCGCCAACGAATACCTGCAAGCCGGCACGCTCGGCGCACTGTGCTTTGCCGCATCGCTGCTGGTGCAAGGGCTGATCCGCCGTCTTGAAGTCAGCGAAACACTGGCCGAGCAACGGGCCAGCGAGGTGGTCGGCCTGGAGGCGTTGAACGCACTGATTCTGCAGCGCATGCGCACCGGGATTCTCGTGCTCGACGAGGAACGTCGTGTGCAACTGGCCAACCAGAGTGCGCAGAACCTGCTCGCGCGCTCACACCTGCAAGGCCATCTGATCGACGCCTACTCGCCCGCACTGGTCGAACGCCTGCAACTGTGGATGAACAATCCGAGCCTGCGCCCGCAAAGCCTGAAGATTCCCGGCAATGGCCTTGAATTGCAGCCGAGCTTCATTGCTCTCGAACAAAGCCCGAATCAGCAAACCCTGGTATTTCTCGAAGACCTGGCGCAAATATCCCAGCAGGCCCAGCAACTGAAACTTGCCGCACTCGGGCGCCTGACCGCCGGCATCTCTCACGAAATTCGCAATCCACTCGGCGCCATCAGTCATGCCGCACAGCTATTGGGCGAATCCGAGGAACTCGACAGCGCCGATCGGCGTCTGACGCAGATCATTCAAGATCACTCCCAGCGCATGAACCGAGTCATCGAAAACGTCCTGCAACTTTCACGACGCCAGCAAAGTGCCCCGCAACGGCTGGATCTCAAGCCGTGGCTGGAAAACTTCGTCGCCGAGAGCCGCGAACAGGCCAGCGAGCGCCAGCACATTCATCTGCGGATCAACTCGGGTGACTTCGCCACACTGATGGATCCCAATCAGCTCACGCAAATTCTCGACAATCTGTTACGCAACGGCTGGCGCCACAGCGCGTTACTGCACGATCAGGCCGAGGTCTGGCTGGCATTGTTCGTCGACCCGGACAGCCAATTGGCGGTGCTTGAGGTGCAGGACAACGGCCCCGGCGTGCCAGTCGACGAACAGACGCATCTGTTCGAACCGTTCTTTACCACCAGCAGCCAGGGCACCGGCCTTGGGCTTTATCTGTCCCGTGAGCTGTGCGAAAGCAACCAAGCGCGCCTAGACTTCAAACCACGCCAAGGCGGCGGCTGCTTTCGCATCACCTTTGCTCACGGACGGAAACAAAGTTGA